In one window of Streptomyces griseus subsp. griseus DNA:
- a CDS encoding carboxylesterase/lipase family protein has product MDVFTTRAGRVRGRRSERDPGIVTVRGLPYAAPPFGADRFREPRPARAWDGVRECTAYGPVAPQSAELPGSPVWSPGDEDVLTLNLWAPAHGSGGLPVLVWIHGGAYVFGSSAQPDFEGTALAARGLVVVTLNYRLGFEGFGHVPADDEGPACPDNRGLLDQIAALEWVRDNIAAFGGSPGRVTLAGQSSGATSVACLMAADRARGLFHRAIVHSAVNACATVGQAARTTAEVAAAAGVPATRAGLLAAAPRTLVTASDQVAHRYRQDPGSGQRHYDPAIYGPVADGVLLPSDPLDASAAEGAEVELLVCHTTEEYWLLDAVGSSAKVTTEQQLGTFAADFGLSRQLVDAYRDRLPGPAPALDVYLALYGDLLFAEYSSRLAEAHARSGGRTFLSRFDRRRGGDGGRVRAWHCADIPFAFGNLHDENLHFLMGGPPGPADHELSHRMAGAWAGFAAHGDPGWAPLGGGGEGSAVRVWRAAGEEARETDAFRGPWDAAGLPLLAP; this is encoded by the coding sequence GTGGATGTGTTCACCACGCGGGCGGGACGGGTGCGGGGGCGGCGCTCCGAGCGGGACCCGGGGATCGTGACCGTACGCGGACTCCCTTACGCCGCACCGCCGTTCGGCGCCGACCGGTTCCGGGAGCCACGTCCGGCGCGGGCCTGGGACGGCGTACGGGAGTGCACCGCGTACGGCCCCGTGGCGCCCCAGTCCGCCGAACTGCCCGGCTCCCCGGTCTGGTCGCCCGGGGACGAGGACGTCCTCACGCTGAATCTCTGGGCGCCTGCCCACGGGTCCGGCGGTCTGCCGGTGCTCGTGTGGATCCACGGCGGGGCGTACGTCTTCGGCTCCTCCGCCCAGCCCGACTTCGAGGGCACCGCCCTCGCCGCCCGGGGGCTCGTCGTCGTCACGCTCAACTACCGCCTGGGCTTCGAGGGGTTCGGCCACGTCCCCGCCGACGACGAGGGGCCCGCCTGCCCCGACAACCGGGGGCTGCTGGACCAGATCGCCGCCCTGGAATGGGTACGGGACAACATCGCCGCCTTCGGCGGCTCACCCGGGCGCGTCACCCTGGCCGGACAGTCCTCCGGGGCCACCTCCGTGGCCTGCCTGATGGCGGCCGACCGGGCGCGCGGGCTCTTCCACCGAGCCATCGTGCACAGCGCCGTCAACGCCTGCGCCACGGTCGGACAGGCCGCCCGCACCACCGCCGAGGTCGCGGCTGCGGCCGGGGTGCCCGCCACCCGTGCGGGGCTGCTCGCCGCCGCACCGCGGACGCTGGTGACCGCCTCGGACCAGGTCGCCCACCGCTACCGGCAGGATCCCGGTTCCGGGCAGCGCCACTACGATCCGGCGATCTACGGCCCGGTCGCCGACGGGGTTCTCCTGCCCTCCGACCCGCTGGACGCGTCGGCCGCCGAGGGGGCGGAGGTGGAGCTGCTGGTCTGCCACACGACGGAGGAATACTGGCTCCTGGACGCGGTGGGCAGCAGCGCCAAGGTCACCACGGAACAGCAACTCGGCACGTTCGCCGCAGACTTCGGCCTGTCACGGCAGCTCGTCGACGCCTACCGCGACCGCCTGCCGGGCCCCGCTCCCGCCCTCGACGTCTATCTCGCCCTGTACGGAGACCTGCTCTTCGCCGAGTACAGCAGCCGGCTCGCCGAGGCCCACGCCCGGTCAGGCGGACGGACCTTCCTCTCCCGCTTCGACCGCCGACGCGGCGGGGACGGCGGACGGGTGCGGGCCTGGCACTGCGCGGACATCCCCTTCGCCTTCGGGAACCTCCACGACGAGAACCTCCACTTCCTGATGGGCGGCCCGCCCGGCCCGGCCGACCACGAGCTGTCGCACCGCATGGCGGGCGCCTGGGCCGGGTTCGCCGCCCACGGGGACCCGGGCTGGGCTCCTCTGGGCGGCGGCGGAGAGGGGAGTGCGGTGCGGGTGTGGCGTGCGGCCGGGGAGGAAGCCCGGGAGACCGACGCGTTCCGTGGTCCGTGGGACGCGGCGGGGCTGCCCCTGCTGGCCCCGTGA
- a CDS encoding SCO7460 family lipoprotein, with amino-acid sequence MAGSRRRQWRAAATCVLAGSLVALVSACGVVTTKEDRRAAEELADKHFPGQIKAIGARTLFPGTGGSEVTFAVADDRDAVVRLRINAEKGTCDGKECAGVLKEAVARGRAEADAYRILRDAFDACGYEVIALGSPGPAPYVVAELTNATVQRELAGIGGCVQRWVAASGADSPLAKAKASYVNVVSPAVAEKRNRGKESWPTMMRLTRGNLIASLTKHTHHAASYDIVDGQVDTAGRARVIRPFKESQAFGKTVQDAVREELRATYPNVVMTTYQWVWRLEPGRVDRQTGYLLFCPEPDERGRCVNSDDAVLVTADEHGNPVGKIRIVHDVREGTGALRLPPY; translated from the coding sequence ATGGCCGGATCACGCCGCAGACAGTGGAGAGCCGCCGCCACCTGTGTACTGGCAGGTTCGCTGGTGGCCCTGGTGAGCGCCTGCGGGGTGGTCACCACCAAGGAGGACCGCCGGGCGGCGGAGGAGCTGGCCGACAAGCACTTCCCCGGGCAGATCAAGGCGATCGGGGCCCGCACCCTCTTCCCGGGCACCGGCGGCTCCGAGGTCACCTTCGCGGTGGCCGACGACCGGGACGCCGTGGTCCGGCTGCGCATCAACGCCGAGAAGGGCACCTGCGACGGCAAGGAGTGCGCCGGGGTGCTCAAGGAGGCCGTGGCGCGCGGACGGGCGGAAGCGGACGCCTACCGGATCCTGCGGGACGCGTTCGACGCGTGCGGCTACGAGGTCATCGCCCTCGGCTCCCCCGGCCCGGCACCGTACGTGGTGGCCGAGCTGACCAACGCCACCGTACAGCGGGAGCTGGCCGGCATCGGCGGCTGCGTGCAGCGCTGGGTCGCGGCGAGCGGAGCCGACAGCCCGCTCGCGAAGGCGAAGGCCTCGTACGTGAACGTGGTCTCCCCCGCCGTCGCCGAGAAGCGCAACCGGGGCAAGGAGTCCTGGCCCACCATGATGCGGCTGACCCGCGGCAACCTGATCGCCTCCCTCACCAAGCACACGCACCACGCGGCCAGTTACGACATCGTGGACGGCCAGGTGGACACGGCGGGCAGAGCCCGCGTGATCCGGCCCTTCAAGGAGAGCCAGGCGTTCGGGAAGACGGTCCAGGACGCCGTGCGGGAGGAGCTGCGCGCCACCTACCCGAACGTGGTCATGACCACCTATCAGTGGGTGTGGCGCCTGGAGCCGGGCCGGGTCGACCGGCAGACCGGCTATCTGCTCTTCTGCCCCGAGCCGGACGAGCGGGGTCGCTGCGTCAACAGCGACGACGCGGTCCTGGTCACGGCGGACGAGCACGGCAACCCGGTCGGGAAGATCCGTATCGTGCACGACGTACGCGAGGGTACGGGGGCGCTGCGGCTGCCGCCGTACTAG
- a CDS encoding S1 family peptidase: MRHATVLRTGLSALLVLGAWTAVGPSTASAAPTDSAELPASAALLSAMQRDLGLTEGQARTRLAEEKAATALEPKAQRAAGSAYAGSWFDPATGKLTVAVTDAAKAGAVRAAGAQTRIVENSAARLDATMKRIDALSAPDGVASWRVDPATSRVVVNVVDSAQGDNDVRAFVAKARKAGPVTVERTAGAPQTFAAGTVGGDPYYTGNVRCSIGFSVHGGFVTAGHCGRAGQQVRGWDNSYIGNFQGSSFPGDDYAWVNVGSGWWTVPVVLGWGTVSDQLVRGSNEAPIGASICRSGSTTRWHCGRVLAKNETVNYSQGAVHQMTKTSVCAEGGDSGGSFISGDQAQGVTSGGWGNCSSGGETWYQPINEILNRYGLRLHTA; the protein is encoded by the coding sequence TTGAGACACGCAACCGTTCTGCGGACCGGCCTGTCCGCGCTCCTGGTCCTCGGTGCCTGGACCGCCGTCGGCCCGTCGACCGCCTCCGCCGCCCCCACCGACTCCGCGGAGCTCCCCGCCTCCGCGGCCCTGCTCTCCGCCATGCAGCGCGACCTCGGCCTGACCGAGGGTCAGGCCCGTACGCGGCTGGCCGAGGAGAAGGCGGCGACGGCCCTGGAGCCGAAGGCGCAGCGCGCCGCGGGCTCCGCCTACGCCGGGTCGTGGTTCGACCCGGCGACCGGCAAGCTGACCGTGGCGGTCACGGACGCCGCCAAGGCCGGTGCCGTACGGGCCGCCGGCGCGCAGACCCGGATCGTCGAGAACTCGGCGGCCCGACTCGACGCCACCATGAAGCGCATCGACGCCCTGAGCGCGCCCGACGGGGTGGCCAGCTGGCGCGTCGACCCCGCCACCAGCCGTGTCGTCGTGAACGTCGTCGACTCCGCGCAGGGTGACAACGATGTCCGCGCCTTCGTCGCCAAGGCCCGCAAGGCCGGGCCCGTCACCGTGGAGCGGACGGCCGGGGCCCCGCAGACCTTCGCCGCCGGAACCGTCGGCGGCGACCCGTACTACACCGGCAACGTCCGCTGTTCGATCGGCTTCTCGGTGCACGGCGGCTTCGTCACCGCCGGTCACTGCGGACGCGCCGGGCAGCAGGTCCGTGGCTGGGACAACTCCTACATCGGCAACTTCCAGGGCTCGTCCTTCCCCGGCGACGACTACGCCTGGGTGAACGTCGGCAGCGGCTGGTGGACCGTCCCGGTCGTCCTCGGCTGGGGCACCGTCTCCGACCAACTGGTGCGCGGCTCGAACGAGGCCCCGATCGGCGCCTCGATCTGCCGCTCCGGCTCCACCACGCGCTGGCACTGCGGCCGGGTCCTCGCCAAGAACGAGACCGTCAACTACAGCCAGGGCGCCGTGCACCAGATGACCAAGACCAGCGTCTGCGCCGAGGGCGGCGACTCCGGTGGGTCGTTCATCAGCGGCGACCAGGCCCAGGGTGTCACCTCGGGCGGCTGGGGCAACTGCTCCAGCGGCGGTGAGACCTGGTACCAGCCGATCAACGAGATCCTCAACCGGTACGGGCTGAGGCTGCACACCGCCTGA